The Punica granatum isolate Tunisia-2019 chromosome 4, ASM765513v2, whole genome shotgun sequence genome has a window encoding:
- the LOC116203257 gene encoding uncharacterized protein LOC116203257 — translation MKPGNYINRLMATRVLHVSMLAIISLFAMEAQAALRYTVTNNAGTTPGGMRFTNQIGIPYTRQTLASATNFIWQTFRQASAADRKSVQQVSLFIDNVGGVAYTSGDQIHVSASYLAGYSGDVKSEFTGVVYHEMAHVWQSNGAGQAPGGLIEGIADFVRLKSGYVPGHWVKPGQGDRWDQGYDVTARFLNYCDGLRNGFVAELNKKMRTGYNVSFFAELLGKSVDQLWSDYKAKYAQ, via the exons ATGAAACCAGGCAACTACATTAATCGGCTCATGGCTACTCGTGTTCTTCACGTATCGATGCTAGCCATAATCTCCCTGTTCGCCATGGAAGCACAGGCTGCATTGCGATACACCGTGACGAACAATGCGGGGACCACCCCTGGTGGCATGCGCTTCACCAACCAAATCGGGATTCCGTACACTCGACAGACTCTCGCCTCAGCCACCAACTTTATCTGGCAAACCTTTCGCCAGGCCAGTGCGGCTGATCGGAAGAGCGTACAACAG GTGAGCTTGTTCATTGATAACGTGGGGGGAGTGGCATACACAAGCGGTGACCAGATCCACGTCAGCGCGTCATACCTGGCGGGCTACTCGGGGGACGTGAAGAGCGAGTTCACGGGGGTGGTTTATCACGAGATGGCCCACGTCTGGCAGTCGAACGGGGCAGGCCAAGCCCCTGGAGGGCTGATTGAGGGGATCGCTGACTTTGTGAGGCTCAAGTCTGGGTACGTCCCAGGTCACTGGGTCAAGCCTGGGCAGGGGGACCGGTGGGACCAAGGGTATGACGTCACGGCCCGGTTCTTGAACTACTGCGACGGGCTGAGGAACGGGTTTGTGGCGGAGCTGAACAAGAAGATGAGGACTGGATACAATGTTAGCTTCTTCGCGGAGCTGCTAGGAAAGAGTGTTGATCAGCTTTGGAGTGACTATAAGGCCAAATATGCTCAATAA